Proteins encoded in a region of the Tachyglossus aculeatus isolate mTacAcu1 chromosome 11, mTacAcu1.pri, whole genome shotgun sequence genome:
- the VPS9D1 gene encoding VPS9 domain-containing protein 1, with amino-acid sequence MPSAPQAPPTDGSGLASRPSGPAHRRIKATPFVPQAPLTDGSGPASSFRPRPPTAQATPPSPRPRPLPLRPRPTTVLTTPPFPEAPATDGSGPASRPSGPAPGRPVVARSAAMAALSAGPVAPKALQSAMKLANGAIELDTGNRPREAYTEYLKSIQYISQVLLEEAEVVKGDPVTPDTTKMLKLAEQCLERAKSTAARLGKPRWRPSVPESVAAPAPASRHRRVFSDEGGKLAPFLPPEVFQKLQAAKSQSSKKELTPLEEASLQNQKLKAAYEARMARLNPNQAVQKTSLTLSLQRQMMENLVIAKAREETLQRKMEERRLRLQEAANRRFCSSVALTPEEQEQRALYAAILEYEQDHDWPKHWKAKLKKNPSDLSLVTGLISHLLSFSDHPISQLLKKLQCSVYNRLYPVVIQNAADPKSGPGCPSLSPDPEGLLAPSGRRLRSSQSLYCMLSLAEPGRPNREPSPGGLPARASPPSPLDREADGCLAGPASPLLEAARHLRDKDSSFEDLEQFLAGSEKWNLGPGEPAEPPGSGEEKAALPDQLKSIVKDVHNSIDRLLSLTLLAFEGLNTAASKDRCLAGIEEPFFSPLWTPLLTLYRSVYRSREVALARSMELFRNMTPSAMGIASKLFPQKTGPKNAGSYPYCTAVQELGLMVLECCPQKKLECIVRALRIICECAEEYCGAKENRLQAGSAAIGADDLLPILSYVVLKSNLPQLVSECAALEEFIHEGYLIGEEGYCLTSLQSALSYVEQLHRGPLVK; translated from the exons ATGCCCTCTgcgcctcaggccccgcccaccgacggCTCAGGACTCGCCTCtcgcccctcag gccccgcccaccgacggATCAAAGCTACGCCCTTTGTCCCTCAGGCCCCGCTCACCGACGGCTCAGGGCCCGCCTCGTccttcaggccccgcccaccgacggctcaggccacgcccccttctccCAG gccccgccccttgcccctccggccccgcccaacGACGGTTCTGAccacgccccctttccccgaGGCCCCGGCCACCGACGGCTCGGggcccgcctctcggccctcag gccccgcccccggtcgGCCGGTTGTCGCCCGTTCGGCCGCCATGGCCGCCTTGTCGGCGGGGCCCGTCGCCCCGAAGGCCCTGCAGAGCGCCATGAAGCTGGCCAACGGGGCCATCGAGCTGGACACCGGCAACAGGCCCAGG GAGGCGTATACCGAATACCTGAAGAGCATCCAGTACATCTCCCAGGTGCTGCTGGAAGAGGCCGAGGTGGTAAAAG GTGACCCGGTGACCCCAGACACCACAAAGATGCTAAAGCtggcagaacagtgcctggagagGGCCAAGTCAACCGCTGCCCGGTTAG GGAAGCCGCGATGGAGGCCGTCCGTCCCCGAGAGCGTtgcggcccccgccccggccagCCGGCACCGCAGAGTTTTCTCCGATGAGGGGGGGAAGCtggctccttttcttcccccggAAGTCTTTCAGAAGCTGCAGGCCGCCAAGTCTCAGAGCTCTAAAAA GGAGCTGACACCCCTGGAAGAGGCTTCGCTGCAGAACCAGAAGCTGAAGGCGGCCTACGAGGCACGGATGGCCCGGCTGAACCCCAACCAGGCCGTGCAGAAGACGTCCCTG ACCCTGTCCCTCCAGCGGCAGATGATGGAGAATCTGGTGATCGCCAAAGCCCGGGAGGAGACG CTGCAGAGGAAGATGGAGGAGCGCCGGCTGAGACTCCAAGAAGCGGCCAACAG GAGGttctgcagcagcgtggctctgacACCTGAAGAACAGGAGCAGCGGGCCCTCTATGCCGCCATTCTGGAGTACGAACAAGATCAT GACTGGCCAAAGCATTGGAAAGCCAAACTGAAAAAGAACCCAAGTGACCTGTCTCTGGTGACTGGCCTGATCTCCCACCTGCTCag TTTCTCCGATCACCCCATCTCTCAGCTCCTGAAGAAGCTACAGTGCTCCGTTTACAACAGGTTGTATCCCGTCGTCATCCAGAACGCAGCAGATCCCAAGTCCGGCCCCGGTTGCCCCTCCCTGTCCCCGGACCCGGAGGGGCTGCTGGCGCCCAGCGGTCGGCGCCTCCGATCCTCCCAAAGCCTCTACTGCATGCTGTCCCTGGCCGAACCCGGCAGACCCAACCGGGAACCCTCCCCGGGCGGCCTCCCTGCCCGGgcctcaccccccagccccctggacAGAGAGGCGGACGGCTGCCTGGCGGGGCCGGCCTCCCCGCTGCTGGAGGCTGCCCGTCACCTGCGGGACAAGGACAGTTCCTTCGAGGATTTGGAGCAGTTCTTGGCCGGCTCGGAGAAGTGGAACCTGGGCCCCGGGGAGCCGGCCGAGCCTCCGGGCTCAGGCGAGGAGAAGGCAGCGCTGCCGGACCAGTTGAAGAGCATCGTGAAGGATGTGCACAACTCCATCG ACAGACTGCTGTCCCTCACCCTCTTGGCGTTCGAGGGTTTGAACACTGCCGCCTCGAAGGACCGCTGCCTGGCTGGCATCGAGGAGCCCTTCTTCTCGCCGTTGTGGACACCCCTGCTGACCCTCTACAG gAGTGTCTATCGATCTCGTGAAGTGGCCCTGGCCAGGAGTATGGAGCTTTTCAGGAACATGACCCCCTCGGCCATGGGCATCGCCTCCAAACTCTTCCCCCAGAAGACTGGACCCAAGAATGCCGGTTCCTACCCATACTGTACTGCAGTTCAGGAATTGGGGCTGATGGTACTGGAGTGCTGCCCGCAGAAGAAGCTGGAATGCATTG TGCGAGCCCTTCGTATCATCTGCGAGTGTGCTGAGGAATACTGCGGGGCCAAGGAGAACCGGCTGCAGGCTGGATCAGCGGCCAT tgGTGCTGATGACCTGCTTCCTATCCTGTCCTACGTGGTGCTGAAGAGCAACTTGCCCCAGCTGGTGTCCGAGTGTGCGGCGCTGGAGGAGTTCATTCACGAGGG GTATCTGATCGGAGAGGAAGGGTACTGCCTGACGTCCCTACAGAGCGCCCTGAGCTATGTGGAGCAGCTTCACCGAGGACCCCTGGTCAAGTAG